From the Rhodanobacter soli genome, one window contains:
- a CDS encoding riboflavin synthase: MFTGIIQAVGRIARLEPRGGDVRLHVDTADLDLADVQLGDSIAVSGVCLTAITLEPHGFSADVSNETLSLTSLGQLKPGDPVNLEKALRLADRLGGHLVSGHVDGLGKVVSITPDGRSQRWTFEVSAAISRYIAAKGSVCIDGTSLTVNEVAGHRFGVNLIPHTVEHTAFHARRVGDAVNIEVDVVARYIERLLSSGETPRLDEAFLKQHGFA, encoded by the coding sequence ATGTTCACCGGCATCATCCAGGCCGTGGGGCGCATCGCGCGGCTCGAACCGCGCGGCGGCGACGTGCGCCTGCACGTCGACACCGCCGACCTCGACCTTGCCGACGTGCAGCTGGGCGATTCGATCGCCGTGTCCGGCGTGTGCCTCACCGCGATCACGCTGGAGCCGCACGGCTTCAGCGCCGACGTCTCCAACGAGACGTTGTCGCTGACCTCGCTGGGCCAGCTCAAGCCGGGCGACCCGGTGAACCTGGAAAAGGCGCTGCGCCTGGCCGACCGGCTCGGCGGGCACCTGGTTTCCGGCCACGTCGACGGCCTCGGCAAAGTCGTGTCGATCACCCCGGACGGCCGCTCGCAGCGCTGGACGTTCGAGGTATCGGCGGCGATCTCGCGCTACATCGCGGCGAAAGGTTCGGTCTGCATCGACGGCACCAGCCTCACCGTCAACGAAGTCGCCGGGCATCGCTTCGGCGTCAACCTGATCCCGCACACGGTCGAGCACACCGCGTTCCATGCGCGCCGCGTGGGCGACGCGGTGAACATCGAGGTGGACGTGGTGGCACGTTACATCGAGCGGCTGCTGTCCAGCGGCGAGACGCCGCGGCTGGATGAGGCGTTCCTGAAACAGCACGGCTTCGCCTGA
- the nrdR gene encoding transcriptional regulator NrdR has protein sequence MHCPFCQHEDTRVIDSRLTEDGASVRRRRECEQCGERFNTYETAELKLPTIVKSGERREVFDERKLRVSFERALQKRPVSSNDVDSAMRTIINDLRRSGEREVPSRQLGELVMRELKNLDQVAYVRFASVYRKFEDVHAFREEIEKLERDLPGLADLQLPLLGGGKREGK, from the coding sequence ATGCATTGCCCCTTCTGCCAGCACGAAGACACCCGCGTGATCGACTCACGGCTCACCGAGGACGGCGCCAGCGTGCGTCGCCGGCGCGAGTGCGAGCAGTGTGGCGAGCGCTTCAACACCTACGAAACGGCCGAGCTGAAGCTGCCGACGATCGTGAAGAGCGGCGAGCGGCGCGAGGTGTTCGACGAGCGCAAGCTGCGGGTGAGTTTCGAGCGTGCGCTGCAGAAGCGGCCGGTGTCCAGCAACGACGTGGACAGCGCCATGCGCACCATCATCAACGACCTGCGCCGCAGCGGCGAACGCGAGGTGCCGTCGCGCCAGCTCGGCGAACTGGTGATGCGCGAGCTGAAGAACCTCGACCAGGTCGCCTACGTGCGTTTCGCCTCGGTCTACCGCAAGTTCGAGGACGTGCACGCGTTCCGCGAGGAGATCGAGAAGCTGGAGCGCGACCTGCCCGGACTGGCCGATTTGCAGTTGCCCTTGCTCGGCGGCGGCAAGCGCGAAGGCAAATGA
- the glyA gene encoding serine hydroxymethyltransferase, translating into MFPKDCTIAGYDDELAQAIADEGQRQEDHVELIASENYASPRVMEAQGSKLTNKYAEGYPGKRYYGGCEYVDVAEKLAIERLKQLFDCDYANVQPHSGSQANQAVYFALLQPGDKILGMSLAHGGHLTHGAKVNLSGKILDAVQYGVDENGLVDYDEVERLAVEHQPKMIVAGFSAYSQVMDWARFRAIADKVGAYLFVDMAHVAGLVAAGVYPSPLPHAHVVTSTTHKTLRGPRGGIIVSKGAGEEIEKKLQSIVFPGIQGGPLMHVIAAKAVAFKEALEPGFKAYQAQVVKNAKAMAKTFIARGYKIVSGGTENHLMLVDLIGRDVTGKAAEEALGKAHITVNKNAVPNDPRKPFVTSGLRVGTPAVTTRGYMEADVTELANWICDVLDAPADEAVIARVRGNVTAQCKKFPVYG; encoded by the coding sequence ATGTTCCCCAAGGATTGCACGATTGCCGGTTACGACGACGAACTGGCCCAGGCCATCGCCGATGAAGGCCAGCGCCAGGAAGATCACGTCGAACTGATCGCCTCGGAGAACTACGCCAGCCCGCGGGTGATGGAAGCGCAGGGCTCCAAGCTCACCAACAAGTACGCCGAGGGTTATCCGGGCAAGCGCTACTACGGCGGCTGCGAGTACGTGGACGTCGCCGAGAAGCTGGCGATCGAGCGGCTCAAGCAGCTGTTCGACTGCGACTACGCCAACGTGCAACCGCACTCCGGTTCGCAGGCGAACCAGGCGGTGTATTTCGCGTTGCTGCAGCCGGGCGACAAGATCCTCGGCATGAGCCTGGCCCACGGCGGCCATCTCACCCACGGCGCCAAGGTGAACCTCTCCGGCAAGATCCTCGACGCGGTGCAGTACGGCGTCGACGAGAACGGCCTGGTCGACTACGACGAAGTCGAGCGCCTCGCCGTCGAGCACCAGCCGAAGATGATCGTGGCCGGATTCTCCGCCTACTCGCAGGTGATGGACTGGGCGCGTTTCCGCGCCATCGCCGACAAGGTCGGCGCCTACCTGTTCGTCGACATGGCCCATGTCGCCGGCCTCGTCGCCGCCGGCGTGTACCCGAGCCCGCTGCCGCATGCGCACGTGGTCACCTCGACCACCCACAAGACCCTGCGCGGCCCGCGCGGCGGCATCATCGTGAGCAAGGGCGCGGGCGAGGAGATCGAGAAGAAGCTGCAGTCGATCGTGTTCCCCGGCATCCAGGGCGGCCCGCTGATGCACGTGATCGCGGCGAAGGCGGTGGCGTTCAAGGAAGCGCTGGAACCCGGGTTCAAGGCCTACCAGGCCCAGGTGGTGAAGAACGCCAAGGCGATGGCGAAGACCTTCATCGCGCGCGGCTACAAGATCGTCTCCGGCGGCACCGAGAACCACCTGATGCTGGTCGACCTGATCGGCCGCGACGTCACCGGCAAGGCCGCCGAGGAAGCGCTGGGCAAGGCGCACATCACGGTCAACAAGAACGCCGTGCCGAACGACCCGCGCAAGCCCTTCGTCACCTCCGGCCTGCGCGTCGGTACCCCGGCCGTCACCACCCGCGGCTACATGGAAGCGGACGTGACCGAACTGGCGAACTGGATCTGCGACGTGCTGGACGCGCCAGCCGACGAGGCGGTGATCGCCCGCGTGCGCGGGAACGTCACGGCGCAGTGCAAGAAGTTCCCGGTTTACGGCTGA
- a CDS encoding CTP synthase C-terminal region-related (seleno)protein — MHALQVGLIGDHNDEVVAHRAIPLALDMAADACGVTVEPVWIPTDQVGDGAALAEFDGLWCVPASPYRSMEGALTAIQVARERHVPFLGTCGGFQHAVIEYARNVLGWADAEHAETAPHARRQVIVPLLCTLVEVTDAVHLAEGSRLARAYGVNAIAEGYHCSYGLSPDFREALADGPLRICAVDAAGDVRGIELEGHPFFVATLFQHERGALQGRVPPAVRAFVQAMVDTY, encoded by the coding sequence ATGCATGCCCTGCAGGTCGGGTTGATCGGCGACCACAACGATGAAGTGGTCGCCCACCGCGCCATTCCGTTGGCGCTGGACATGGCGGCCGATGCCTGCGGCGTGACGGTCGAGCCGGTCTGGATACCGACCGACCAGGTCGGTGACGGCGCCGCGCTGGCGGAGTTCGACGGACTCTGGTGCGTCCCGGCCAGTCCGTATCGCAGCATGGAAGGCGCACTCACGGCGATCCAGGTGGCGCGCGAGCGGCACGTCCCGTTCCTGGGCACTTGCGGTGGTTTCCAGCATGCCGTGATCGAATATGCGCGCAACGTACTCGGCTGGGCGGACGCCGAGCATGCCGAAACGGCACCACACGCCCGGCGCCAGGTGATCGTGCCGCTGCTGTGCACGCTGGTCGAGGTGACCGATGCCGTGCATCTGGCCGAGGGCTCGCGGTTGGCGCGGGCCTATGGCGTCAATGCGATCGCCGAGGGTTATCACTGCAGCTACGGCTTGAGCCCCGATTTCCGTGAGGCGCTTGCGGATGGTCCGCTGCGGATCTGTGCGGTGGACGCCGCCGGCGACGTTCGCGGCATCGAACTGGAGGGCCACCCGTTCTTTGTCGCCACCCTGTTCCAGCATGAGCGAGGCGCCTTGCAGGGACGGGTGCCGCCCGCCGTGCGTGCTTTCGTGCAGGCAATGGTCGACACTTACTGA
- a CDS encoding NmrA family NAD(P)-binding protein yields MYAIMGITGQVGSATARHLLDNGQRIRAIVRDKAKAAVWAARGAEIAIADWSDVDALAAAFSNVDGAFVMLPANFAPSPDFAEPRALVRTLTAALRQARPPKVVALSSIGAQHDRDLGLITQLHLLESALDTLPMPRAHVRAAWFMENMRWDVALAQFEGRLVSYLQPLDRAIPMVATDDIGRTIAGTLIETWFGRRVIELEGPRRYSPLDMAQALAAVLEHDVEATAVPREQWVARFDDEGMPAGRTGPRIAMLDGFNSGWIGFENGTTEHVRGHIPLGYVADELVSASLGMVESAA; encoded by the coding sequence ATGTACGCCATCATGGGAATCACCGGCCAGGTCGGCAGCGCCACCGCCAGGCATCTGCTGGACAACGGCCAGCGCATCCGCGCGATCGTGCGCGACAAGGCAAAAGCCGCGGTGTGGGCCGCGCGCGGCGCCGAGATCGCCATCGCCGACTGGTCCGACGTCGATGCACTGGCCGCCGCATTCAGCAACGTCGACGGCGCGTTCGTCATGTTGCCGGCCAACTTCGCGCCCAGCCCCGATTTCGCCGAACCGCGCGCCCTGGTGCGGACGCTGACCGCTGCGTTGCGTCAGGCCCGGCCGCCGAAGGTCGTCGCGCTGTCGTCGATCGGCGCCCAGCACGATCGCGACCTGGGCCTGATCACCCAATTGCACCTGCTGGAAAGCGCACTCGACACGCTGCCCATGCCGCGCGCCCACGTCCGCGCCGCGTGGTTCATGGAGAACATGCGTTGGGATGTGGCGCTGGCGCAGTTCGAAGGGCGCCTCGTCAGCTACCTGCAACCGCTCGATCGCGCGATACCGATGGTCGCCACCGACGACATCGGCCGCACCATCGCCGGCACGCTCATCGAAACCTGGTTCGGTCGCCGCGTGATCGAGCTGGAGGGCCCGCGGCGCTACAGCCCGCTCGACATGGCGCAGGCACTGGCCGCGGTGCTCGAGCATGATGTCGAGGCGACCGCGGTGCCGCGCGAACAATGGGTGGCGCGCTTCGACGACGAAGGCATGCCGGCCGGCCGCACCGGCCCGCGCATCGCCATGCTGGACGGCTTCAACAGCGGCTGGATCGGCTTCGAAAACGGCACCACGGAGCACGTGCGCGGCCACATTCCACTGGGCTACGTGGCCGACGAACTCGTCAGCGCCAGCCTTGGCATGGTTGAATCGGCGGCATGA
- a CDS encoding LysR family transcriptional regulator, whose amino-acid sequence MNQSFDLTPTRLRELRAFAAAARRLNFSRAALEVGCTPSVLSRRIAMLEGAVGARLFLRTTRRMALTARGEQLLAQWQRMETVMTELAADLRPADGGLSGRLCVHLPGSFGRHRVAPLLADFMREHPGIRVEATYEDTYVDMVTGRVDLALRLGRLADVQLVARRVGTMRVFPCASPDYLASAPPLRDPAELKAHRCITFSGYRRGTLWSFSRQRQRRAVRIEPVLTCNDAEAIRDALLAGVGVGLQGDYMADTLVAEGRLVDLFPDWNLPSFPIHLLWLPGAERTPALRALIDHLAQGLAA is encoded by the coding sequence ATGAATCAATCTTTCGACCTCACGCCGACCCGCCTGCGCGAACTGCGCGCCTTCGCCGCCGCCGCGCGGCGCCTCAACTTCTCGCGGGCGGCGCTGGAGGTCGGCTGCACACCCTCGGTACTGAGCCGACGCATCGCGATGCTGGAGGGGGCCGTGGGCGCGCGGCTGTTCCTGCGCACCACGCGGCGCATGGCGCTGACCGCGCGCGGCGAGCAGTTGCTGGCGCAGTGGCAGCGCATGGAAACGGTGATGACCGAACTGGCCGCCGACCTGCGACCGGCGGATGGCGGACTATCCGGCCGCCTGTGCGTGCACCTGCCGGGCAGCTTCGGCCGTCATCGCGTGGCACCGCTGCTGGCCGACTTCATGCGCGAACACCCCGGCATACGCGTCGAGGCGACATACGAAGACACCTATGTCGACATGGTGACCGGCAGGGTCGACCTGGCCCTGCGACTGGGGCGGCTGGCGGATGTGCAACTGGTGGCGCGTAGGGTGGGCACGATGCGCGTGTTTCCCTGTGCCTCGCCCGATTACCTGGCCTCGGCGCCACCGCTGCGCGACCCGGCCGAACTGAAGGCGCACCGCTGCATCACCTTCAGCGGCTATCGCCGCGGCACGCTGTGGTCGTTCAGCCGACAGCGCCAGCGGCGCGCGGTGCGCATCGAGCCGGTGCTCACCTGCAACGACGCGGAGGCCATTCGCGACGCATTACTGGCGGGGGTGGGGGTTGGATTGCAGGGCGACTACATGGCCGACACGCTGGTCGCGGAGGGGCGGCTGGTCGACCTGTTCCCGGACTGGAACCTGCCGTCCTTCCCGATCCACCTGCTGTGGCTGCCCGGTGCAGAGCGCACGCCGGCACTGCGTGCGCTGATCGACCATCTGGCCCAGGGACTGGCGGCGTGA
- a CDS encoding DUF817 family protein encodes MPYGRSIFGCHPTRGQAHGNGYGDDALAAFGHTRSLAGQAAAATRLWLLFVALAWLFGPCQVHYRIRRVHRRMPLLLGFVLVAAFIWLAENAGTLGRAWLYPAQRHGWHMVPLGKLGAWLLLMVISYVMVSALHRRAAVARAGAGRWPQAPGSATLSG; translated from the coding sequence TTGCCATATGGGCGTTCGATCTTCGGCTGTCATCCGACAAGGGGACAGGCACATGGAAACGGGTATGGCGACGATGCGCTGGCGGCGTTTGGCCATACTCGATCGCTGGCTGGCCAGGCGGCTGCGGCCACACGGCTCTGGCTGCTGTTCGTCGCGCTCGCGTGGCTGTTCGGGCCGTGCCAGGTGCATTACCGGATCCGCCGCGTGCATCGGCGCATGCCGCTGCTGCTGGGTTTCGTGCTGGTGGCGGCGTTCATCTGGCTGGCCGAGAACGCCGGCACGCTGGGGAGGGCCTGGCTGTATCCGGCCCAGCGCCATGGCTGGCACATGGTGCCGCTGGGCAAGCTGGGGGCGTGGCTGCTGCTGATGGTGATCAGCTACGTGATGGTGTCGGCGTTGCACCGGCGGGCGGCGGTTGCCCGGGCGGGCGCTGGCCGGTGGCCGCAAGCGCCCGGCAGCGCTACACTTTCCGGCTAA
- a CDS encoding zinc-dependent alcohol dehydrogenase family protein: MRAIQLSAFGLDHLDPVDLPAPRPGPREVLVRMEAASLNFRDHMVVNGDLYRGVPLPIVPVSDGAGTVLEVGEEVTRFKPGDHVTTFYKSRWIAGAMRPEWEGAEIGGPEPGVMRELACFDQYSLARAPAHLSSVQAATLPIAALTAWQILETAHVTAGQSVLLLGTGGVALFALQFAKARGARAIVLSSSDEKLGRAKALGADVGINYRTHPQWGSLVREASGGRGVDVVVETIGAATLARSLEAVRMHGFIAVLGWIGGSEATLPLTPMVLKRVRLQGISVASLETHEQMVAAVEAIGLQPVIDHVYGFAQLREAFEQLVAGRHFGKLAIDFDR, from the coding sequence ATGCGTGCCATCCAGCTTTCCGCGTTCGGCCTGGATCATCTCGATCCGGTCGACCTGCCTGCGCCACGCCCCGGTCCCCGCGAAGTGCTGGTGCGGATGGAGGCGGCCTCGCTCAACTTCCGCGATCACATGGTGGTCAATGGCGACCTCTATCGCGGCGTGCCGTTGCCGATCGTGCCGGTGTCCGACGGTGCGGGCACGGTGCTGGAGGTCGGCGAAGAGGTCACCCGCTTCAAACCGGGCGATCACGTCACCACGTTCTACAAGTCGCGCTGGATCGCCGGTGCCATGCGACCGGAATGGGAAGGCGCCGAGATCGGCGGGCCCGAGCCGGGCGTGATGCGCGAGCTGGCCTGCTTCGACCAGTACTCGCTGGCACGCGCACCCGCGCACCTGTCCAGCGTGCAAGCCGCCACGCTCCCGATTGCCGCTCTCACTGCCTGGCAGATCCTGGAAACAGCACACGTCACCGCCGGGCAAAGCGTGCTGTTGCTGGGCACCGGCGGGGTGGCGCTGTTCGCGCTGCAGTTCGCCAAGGCGCGTGGCGCGCGGGCGATCGTGCTGTCCTCCAGCGACGAGAAGCTGGGACGGGCCAAGGCGCTGGGTGCCGACGTCGGCATCAATTACAGGACGCACCCGCAGTGGGGTTCGCTGGTGCGCGAGGCCAGCGGGGGCAGGGGCGTGGATGTGGTCGTGGAGACGATCGGCGCGGCCACCCTGGCGCGATCGCTGGAGGCCGTGCGCATGCACGGTTTCATCGCCGTGCTCGGTTGGATCGGCGGCAGCGAGGCGACATTGCCACTCACGCCGATGGTGCTAAAGCGCGTGCGCCTGCAAGGTATTTCGGTGGCATCGCTGGAAACGCACGAGCAGATGGTAGCCGCCGTCGAAGCCATCGGCCTGCAACCGGTGATCGACCATGTCTACGGCTTCGCCCAGCTGCGCGAAGCGTTCGAGCAACTCGTCGCCGGCCGCCACTTCGGCAAGCTCGCCATCGACTTCGACCGCTGA
- the ribD gene encoding bifunctional diaminohydroxyphosphoribosylaminopyrimidine deaminase/5-amino-6-(5-phosphoribosylamino)uracil reductase RibD has translation MAHALHLAERGLCTTQPNPRVGCVIAHGDDVVGTGFHQRAGEPHAEVYALREAGERARGATAYVTLEPCAHHGRTPPCADALVAAGVRRVVIAAEDPFPQVAGRGIGKLRDAGVMVDVGLMREAARELNVGFFSRIERGRPWVRVKLAMSLDGRTALANGKSKWITGEAARADVQRWRARSSAILSGSGTVLADDPRLTVRLPEGEAFAPPLRVILDRQLRTPAGSHVLDGSVPTLLLHGAAASGADERFARVERVALAMQGDVLDLRAALALLAGRGCNEVHVEAGPTLCGALFAAGLVDELLLYVAPLLLGDGARPLLQLPTLDDMARRWQLQVVDQRMLGQDIRLRMRPN, from the coding sequence ATGGCGCACGCCCTGCACCTGGCCGAACGCGGCCTGTGCACCACCCAGCCGAACCCGCGCGTGGGTTGCGTGATCGCGCATGGCGACGACGTGGTCGGCACGGGTTTCCACCAGCGCGCCGGCGAACCGCATGCCGAGGTATATGCGCTGCGCGAAGCCGGCGAACGGGCGCGTGGCGCCACCGCCTACGTGACGCTGGAGCCCTGTGCGCACCACGGCCGCACGCCGCCTTGCGCCGATGCGCTGGTTGCCGCCGGCGTCAGGCGCGTGGTGATCGCCGCCGAGGATCCGTTCCCGCAGGTTGCCGGTCGCGGCATCGGCAAGCTGCGCGACGCCGGGGTCATGGTCGATGTCGGCCTGATGCGCGAGGCCGCGCGCGAACTCAACGTCGGCTTCTTCAGCCGGATCGAGCGCGGCCGTCCCTGGGTGCGGGTGAAGCTGGCGATGAGCCTGGACGGCCGCACCGCGCTGGCCAACGGCAAGTCGAAGTGGATCACCGGCGAGGCCGCGCGCGCCGACGTGCAGCGCTGGCGCGCACGCAGCTCGGCGATCCTCAGCGGCAGCGGTACGGTGCTGGCCGATGACCCGCGGCTCACCGTGCGCTTGCCCGAAGGCGAGGCATTCGCGCCGCCGTTGCGCGTGATCCTCGACCGCCAGCTGCGCACGCCGGCCGGCAGCCACGTGCTGGACGGCTCGGTGCCGACCCTGCTCCTGCATGGCGCAGCGGCGTCCGGCGCGGACGAACGCTTCGCGCGGGTCGAGCGGGTCGCGCTGGCCATGCAAGGCGATGTGCTGGACTTGCGCGCGGCGCTTGCCCTGCTGGCCGGCCGCGGTTGCAACGAAGTCCATGTCGAAGCCGGCCCGACCCTGTGCGGCGCGCTGTTCGCCGCCGGCCTGGTCGACGAATTGCTGCTCTACGTCGCGCCCCTGCTGCTGGGCGACGGCGCGCGCCCGCTGCTGCAACTGCCCACGCTCGACGACATGGCCCGACGCTGGCAGCTGCAGGTAGTCGATCAGCGCATGCTGGGCCAGGACATCCGTCTGCGAATGCGGCCGAACTGA
- a CDS encoding TetR/AcrR family transcriptional regulator — MNDSVLTPERILAAAEDVLRRYGPGKATVVDVAQALGVSHGSVYRHFASKAALRDAVLRGWLERMMAPLRTIAASRAAPPARLRLWLATLREIKRDKALGEPELFATYGALAADAREVIGEHVEHLREQLASIVAAGVASGDFRKVDARATALAIFDATSRFHYPGMAHLWGTPGEDAAFAQLVDLLLAGLAPTTAPPRRRKSAG; from the coding sequence ATGAACGACTCCGTACTGACCCCCGAACGCATCCTTGCCGCCGCCGAGGACGTGCTGCGCCGCTACGGTCCCGGCAAGGCCACCGTGGTCGACGTGGCGCAGGCGCTGGGGGTCAGTCACGGCAGCGTGTACCGCCATTTCGCCAGCAAGGCGGCACTGCGCGACGCGGTGCTGCGGGGCTGGCTGGAGCGGATGATGGCGCCGTTGCGCACGATCGCCGCCAGCCGCGCCGCACCGCCGGCGCGGTTGCGCCTGTGGCTGGCCACGCTGCGCGAGATCAAGCGCGACAAGGCGCTGGGCGAACCGGAACTGTTCGCCACCTACGGCGCCCTGGCCGCGGACGCGCGCGAGGTCATCGGCGAGCACGTCGAGCATCTGCGCGAACAACTCGCCTCGATCGTTGCCGCGGGTGTGGCCAGCGGCGACTTCCGCAAGGTGGACGCCAGGGCCACCGCGCTGGCGATCTTCGACGCCACCTCGCGCTTCCACTACCCCGGCATGGCCCACCTGTGGGGCACCCCGGGCGAGGATGCCGCCTTCGCGCAACTGGTCGACCTGCTGCTGGCCGGCCTGGCGCCGACAACCGCGCCGCCCCGGCGCCGCAAATCGGCAGGCTGA
- a CDS encoding N-acyl homoserine lactonase family protein yields MRVFPSLPRVTRGLLSMLLVAFATFAHATGAPADVRLYVLDCGRIDVRDMGMFDASGALDGKPGTMSVPCFLIRHPKGILLWETGLGDAIADRPGGIDFAPGVHGSVRIKLVDQLKAIGLRPSDIDYLAFSHWHIDHTGNANLFGDATWILQRRELAAATGPTPPPFESLAPVSAYRNAKIRLADGDTDVFGDGSVQLLLLPGHTPGHQALQLRLPHAGVVLLSGDLYHSREARQLRRVPRINIDRAATLASMDRFEAIAARMHARVVIQHDPRDIALLPRFPAYLH; encoded by the coding sequence ATGCGTGTCTTCCCTTCCCTGCCCCGCGTCACGCGCGGCCTGCTGTCCATGCTGCTGGTGGCATTCGCCACGTTCGCCCACGCCACCGGCGCACCGGCCGATGTCCGCCTGTACGTGCTCGACTGCGGCCGGATCGACGTGCGCGACATGGGCATGTTCGACGCCAGCGGCGCGCTGGACGGCAAGCCGGGCACGATGTCGGTGCCGTGCTTCCTGATCCGCCACCCGAAAGGCATCCTGCTATGGGAAACCGGCCTGGGCGACGCCATCGCCGACCGCCCGGGCGGCATCGACTTTGCCCCCGGCGTCCATGGCAGCGTGCGGATCAAGCTGGTCGACCAGCTCAAGGCGATCGGCCTGAGACCGTCCGACATCGATTACCTGGCGTTCTCGCACTGGCACATCGACCACACCGGCAACGCCAACCTGTTCGGCGACGCCACCTGGATATTGCAGCGCCGGGAACTGGCCGCCGCGACCGGCCCCACGCCACCGCCGTTCGAATCACTGGCGCCGGTCAGCGCCTACCGGAATGCAAAGATCCGCCTCGCCGATGGCGACACGGACGTCTTCGGCGATGGCAGCGTGCAACTGCTGTTGCTGCCTGGCCACACGCCCGGCCATCAGGCTCTGCAGCTGCGCCTGCCGCACGCCGGCGTGGTGCTGCTCAGTGGCGATCTCTACCACAGCCGTGAAGCCCGCCAACTACGGCGCGTGCCCCGGATCAACATCGACCGTGCCGCCACACTGGCGTCGATGGATCGGTTCGAAGCGATCGCTGCGCGGATGCATGCGCGGGTGGTGATCCAGCATGACCCGCGCGATATCGCGCTGCTGCCGCGCTTTCCCGCCTACCTGCATTGA
- a CDS encoding aldo/keto reductase — protein sequence MEHRILGRNGLQVSALGLGCMGMSDLYGKADRGEGIATVHAALDAGITLLDTGDFYGMGDNELLLGEALAGRPRDSYQLSVKFGAQRGPDGAWLGYDARPAAVKTALAYSLKRLRTDYIDVYRPARLDPNVPIEDTVGAIAELVQAGYVRQLGLSEVGVETIRRAHSVLPVADLQIEYSLISRGIEAAILPACRELGIAVTAYGVLSRGLISGHWSKDRGTDARDFRQHSPRFQGDNLERNLALVDLLRQLADARGCSVAQLAIAWVLSCGDDIVPLVGARTRERLHEALGALQVTLSADDLAAIERAVPPDAAAGDRYAAAQMAMLDSERGAR from the coding sequence ATGGAACATCGAATCCTTGGCCGTAACGGCCTGCAGGTTTCCGCCCTCGGCCTCGGCTGCATGGGCATGTCCGACCTCTACGGCAAGGCCGATCGCGGCGAAGGCATCGCCACCGTGCATGCCGCGCTGGACGCCGGCATCACCCTGCTCGACACCGGCGACTTCTACGGCATGGGCGACAACGAGCTGCTGCTGGGCGAGGCGCTGGCCGGCCGCCCGCGCGACAGCTACCAGCTCAGCGTGAAGTTCGGCGCGCAACGCGGCCCGGACGGCGCGTGGCTGGGTTACGACGCGCGTCCCGCAGCGGTGAAGACCGCCCTGGCGTATTCGCTCAAGCGCCTGCGCACCGACTACATCGACGTCTATCGCCCGGCCCGACTGGACCCGAACGTGCCGATCGAGGACACCGTCGGCGCGATCGCCGAGCTGGTCCAGGCCGGCTACGTGCGGCAGCTCGGCCTATCCGAGGTGGGTGTGGAGACGATCCGCCGCGCGCACAGCGTGTTGCCGGTGGCCGACCTGCAGATCGAGTATTCGCTGATCTCGCGCGGCATCGAGGCGGCGATCCTGCCGGCCTGCCGCGAACTGGGCATCGCCGTCACCGCCTACGGCGTGCTGTCGCGCGGCCTGATCAGCGGCCACTGGTCGAAGGACCGCGGCACCGACGCACGCGACTTCCGCCAGCATAGCCCGCGCTTCCAGGGCGACAACCTCGAGCGCAACCTGGCCCTGGTCGACTTGCTGCGCCAACTCGCCGACGCACGCGGCTGCAGCGTGGCGCAGCTGGCGATCGCCTGGGTGCTGTCGTGCGGCGACGACATCGTGCCGCTGGTCGGCGCGCGCACGCGCGAGCGCTTGCATGAAGCACTGGGCGCGCTGCAGGTAACGCTCTCCGCCGACGACCTCGCCGCGATCGAGCGCGCCGTGCCACCCGATGCAGCGGCCGGCGATCGCTACGCCGCCGCGCAGATGGCCATGCTCGACAGCGAACGTGGCGCGCGCTGA